In Alkalihalobacillus sp. TS-13, the following are encoded in one genomic region:
- a CDS encoding ketoacyl-ACP synthase III, with translation MTRSKARITAIGSYVPERVLSNADLENMVDTNNEWIVQRTGMKERRITDEGEFTSDLCINAVENLIQKYNKTVEDVDLILVSTSTADFAFPSVACQVQEKFKLKSIGALDLNATCAGFTYGLHVANGLITSGLHKKILVIGGEALSKVTDYTDRSTCVLFGDGAGAVLVEYDEQDPSFISSVLGTNGEGGIHLYRSGLSKEMNGLKLLGNGNMVQNGREVYKWAVRMVPIGLQTLLEEANLRTEDIDWFVPHSANLRMIESICEKSHISMDNTLYSVESMGNTSSASIPLALDLGIKEKKLHYGDTVVLYGFGGGLTYTGLVVKWGVPDR, from the coding sequence ATGACTCGATCAAAAGCCCGTATTACAGCCATCGGATCTTATGTTCCAGAACGTGTATTATCCAATGCTGATTTAGAAAATATGGTCGATACAAATAATGAATGGATCGTTCAAAGAACCGGCATGAAAGAACGGCGTATAACGGATGAAGGTGAATTTACATCTGATTTATGTATTAATGCCGTAGAAAATTTAATACAGAAATACAATAAAACTGTTGAAGACGTGGATTTAATCCTTGTATCCACTTCTACAGCGGATTTCGCATTTCCAAGCGTAGCTTGTCAAGTTCAAGAAAAATTTAAATTGAAAAGTATTGGTGCCCTTGATTTGAATGCGACATGTGCTGGATTTACATATGGGTTACACGTCGCTAATGGTTTAATCACCTCCGGACTTCATAAAAAAATATTGGTGATTGGGGGAGAAGCTTTATCGAAAGTTACAGATTACACGGATCGTTCAACTTGTGTTCTGTTTGGTGATGGGGCTGGGGCTGTTTTAGTCGAATACGATGAGCAAGATCCAAGTTTTATATCTTCCGTTTTAGGAACGAATGGTGAGGGTGGGATTCATCTTTATCGTTCTGGCTTGTCAAAGGAAATGAATGGTTTGAAGTTGCTTGGTAATGGAAATATGGTTCAAAACGGACGTGAAGTGTACAAGTGGGCCGTACGAATGGTTCCAATCGGCCTCCAAACATTGTTAGAAGAAGCCAATTTAAGAACAGAGGACATTGACTGGTTTGTGCCTCATAGTGCCAATTTAAGAATGATTGAATCCATTTGTGAAAAGTCACATATCAGCATGGATAATACATTATATAGTGTTGAGAGTATGGGAAATACCTCATCGGCATCGATACCATTAGCACTCGACCTTGGCATAAAAGAAAAAAAATTACACTATGGAGATACGGTTGTCCTGTATGGTTTTGGCGGAGGGCTTACATATACGGGATTAGTTGTTAAATGGGGAGTTCCGGACAGATAA